A region of Leifsonia xyli DNA encodes the following proteins:
- a CDS encoding translation elongation factor: protein MIPLTENQIRSSFVNASQRERKEATLPDLAQLRFDDLDYLGWRDRKQPALGYVVAVVDGEPVGVLLRLADGRIRSRPQCSWCEDVHLPNDVVFFIAKRAGKAGRNGNTLGTLVCADFQCSANVRKRPPTAYVGFDVEAARQQRIDALREHVDAFVRRVMDGD, encoded by the coding sequence ATGATCCCCCTGACCGAGAATCAGATCCGCTCCTCCTTCGTCAACGCGTCCCAGCGTGAGCGCAAGGAGGCCACCCTCCCCGACCTGGCGCAGCTGCGCTTCGACGACCTCGACTACCTGGGCTGGCGTGACCGCAAGCAGCCGGCGCTCGGGTACGTCGTCGCCGTCGTCGACGGCGAGCCCGTCGGCGTGCTGCTCCGGCTGGCCGACGGCCGCATCCGCTCGCGTCCCCAGTGCTCGTGGTGCGAGGACGTGCACCTCCCTAACGACGTCGTCTTCTTCATCGCGAAGCGCGCGGGAAAGGCGGGCCGCAACGGCAACACGCTCGGCACGCTCGTCTGCGCCGACTTCCAGTGCTCCGCGAACGTCCGCAAGCGGCCGCCGACCGCCTACGTCGGTTTCGACGTCGAGGCGGCCAGGCAGCAGCGGATCGACGCGCTTCGGGAGCACGTGGACGCCTTCGTCCGCCGGGTAATGGACGGCGACTGA
- a CDS encoding class II glutamine amidotransferase produces MCRWLAYSGEPLKPAELILDTQHSLVAQSLNSPLGNETVNGDGFGFGWYGGDPVQGATPSLFHSIEPAWHDENLRELTNAISSPLFFGHVRAAAGPPIQQSNCHPFRYENWLFMHNGFLDGFTKTKRELSFAVDPSLYPLIHGTTDSEVLFYLALTEGLQDDPIAGLGRAIRRVEEEGRKVGIQYPMQGTVAVSDGRTLWAFRYSTAHKSRTLFHSTAIPELRELYPDAARLDVFGEKAKVVVSEPLTDMPGAFIEVEESTVAILDDDGYRHQDFLREAA; encoded by the coding sequence ATGTGCCGTTGGCTCGCATACTCGGGGGAGCCGTTGAAGCCCGCCGAGCTCATCCTGGACACGCAGCACTCGCTGGTCGCCCAGTCGCTCAACTCGCCGCTCGGCAACGAGACCGTGAACGGCGACGGCTTCGGGTTCGGCTGGTACGGCGGCGACCCAGTGCAGGGGGCCACACCGTCCCTCTTCCACAGCATCGAGCCGGCGTGGCACGACGAGAACCTCCGCGAGCTCACCAACGCCATCAGCAGCCCGCTGTTCTTCGGGCACGTGCGCGCGGCGGCCGGACCGCCCATCCAGCAGAGCAACTGCCACCCGTTCCGCTACGAGAACTGGCTGTTCATGCACAACGGCTTCCTCGACGGGTTCACGAAGACCAAGCGCGAGCTGTCCTTCGCCGTCGACCCCTCGCTGTACCCGCTCATCCACGGCACGACGGACTCCGAGGTGCTGTTCTACCTCGCCCTCACGGAGGGTCTGCAGGACGACCCCATCGCCGGGCTCGGGCGCGCGATCCGCCGGGTCGAGGAGGAGGGGAGGAAGGTCGGAATCCAGTACCCGATGCAGGGCACGGTCGCGGTGTCGGACGGCCGCACCCTGTGGGCCTTCCGCTACTCCACGGCGCACAAGAGCCGGACCCTGTTCCACTCGACGGCCATCCCGGAGCTGCGCGAGCTGTACCCGGATGCGGCGAGGCTCGACGTGTTCGGCGAGAAGGCGAAGGTGGTGGTCTCAGAGCCGCTGACGGACATGCCCGGTGCATTCATCGAGGTGGAGGAGTCGACCGTCGCCATCCTCGACGACGACGGCTATCGGCACCAGGACTTCCTGCGGGAGGCGGCCTGA
- a CDS encoding 3-oxo-5-alpha-steroid 4-dehydrogenase, with the protein MPEGPYRWFVYAELLLAAVTFVALLFVVAPYGGRHGRGGWGPTVPARVAWVVMEAPASILFAAFYLLGEHRFELVPLLFLLLWQVHYVYRAFVYPFLMRSGSRMPVLVMLLAILFNLLNAWVNARWISEYGVYPAAWLADPRFWIGVALFAGGLALNMRSDRTLRRLRGDGSGGYRIPHSGGFRYVSSPNYLGEIVEWTGWAVATWSLAGLAFALYTVANLAPRAVSNHRWYRSTFPDYPPERRALIPFVL; encoded by the coding sequence ATGCCCGAGGGACCGTACCGCTGGTTCGTGTACGCCGAGCTGCTGCTCGCCGCCGTCACCTTCGTCGCGCTGCTGTTCGTCGTCGCCCCGTACGGCGGGCGGCACGGGCGCGGCGGGTGGGGGCCGACCGTCCCGGCGCGTGTCGCCTGGGTGGTGATGGAGGCGCCGGCGTCCATCCTCTTCGCGGCGTTCTACCTGCTGGGCGAGCACCGCTTCGAGCTCGTGCCCCTGCTGTTCCTGCTGCTCTGGCAGGTGCACTACGTGTACCGGGCGTTCGTGTACCCGTTCCTGATGCGGTCGGGATCGCGGATGCCAGTGCTCGTCATGCTGCTGGCCATCCTGTTCAACCTGCTCAACGCGTGGGTCAACGCGCGGTGGATCTCCGAGTACGGCGTGTACCCGGCCGCCTGGCTCGCGGACCCGCGGTTCTGGATCGGCGTGGCGCTGTTCGCGGGCGGACTCGCGCTGAACATGCGGTCGGACCGGACTCTGCGGCGGCTCCGCGGCGACGGCAGCGGCGGGTACCGCATCCCGCACAGCGGCGGCTTCCGCTATGTGTCGAGCCCGAACTACCTCGGCGAGATCGTCGAGTGGACGGGGTGGGCCGTCGCGACCTGGTCGCTCGCGGGCCTCGCGTTCGCGCTCTACACCGTGGCGAACCTCGCGCCGCGGGCCGTGTCCAATCACCGCTGGTACCGCTCGACGTTCCCGGACTATCCGCCCGAGCGCCGGGCCCTCATCCCGTTCGTGCTCTGA
- a CDS encoding TetR family transcriptional regulator has translation MARRGAYAKGVAKREEILEAALDVIAREGWHGASVKELAEAVGLSQAGLLHYFGSKDELFTAILRKRDEVDARRFGGIDENPGIERMREGFVGIVRHNAEVPGLVQLFSRMAVEAGEETHPAHAYFVERSEALRRMFARALAQRQESGDLPDGVDPETLARVVQAVSDGMQLQWLQDPTVDMAATVDAMFTLLAARSPAARDI, from the coding sequence ATGGCACGACGGGGCGCGTACGCGAAGGGTGTGGCCAAGCGGGAGGAGATCCTGGAGGCCGCGCTCGACGTCATCGCGCGCGAGGGCTGGCATGGCGCGTCGGTGAAGGAGCTGGCCGAGGCCGTCGGGCTGTCGCAGGCCGGGTTGCTGCACTACTTCGGCAGCAAGGACGAGCTGTTCACCGCCATCCTCCGCAAGCGCGATGAGGTGGATGCGCGGCGTTTCGGCGGCATCGACGAGAACCCGGGCATCGAGCGGATGCGGGAGGGTTTCGTCGGGATCGTCCGGCACAACGCGGAGGTCCCGGGGCTGGTGCAGCTGTTCTCGCGGATGGCCGTGGAGGCCGGCGAAGAGACGCATCCCGCCCACGCGTACTTCGTCGAGCGCAGCGAGGCCCTGCGGCGGATGTTCGCCCGGGCGCTGGCCCAGCGCCAGGAGTCCGGCGACCTGCCGGACGGCGTCGACCCCGAGACGCTGGCCCGCGTCGTCCAGGCGGTCTCCGACGGCATGCAGCTGCAGTGGCTGCAGGACCCGACGGTCGACATGGCCGCGACGGTGGATGCGATGTTCACGCTCCTGGCCGCCCGCTCCCCCGCCGCCCGCGACATCTAG
- a CDS encoding peroxiredoxin produces MALENDTQAPDFELLNQYGETVRLSDFRGRKAVALVFFPLAFSGTCTGELCALRDNLALFEDHRVELLAISVDSKYALRAWAEQEGYSFSLLADFWPHGEIAKEYGVFLPEKGFANRATFLVDERGIIRASFITAPGEARSIDSYRAALDRLPAHV; encoded by the coding sequence GTGGCTCTTGAGAACGACACCCAGGCACCCGACTTCGAGTTGCTGAACCAGTACGGCGAGACCGTGCGGCTCAGCGACTTCCGCGGACGCAAAGCGGTCGCGCTGGTCTTCTTCCCGCTCGCGTTCTCGGGCACGTGCACCGGAGAGCTGTGCGCTCTGCGCGACAACCTCGCCCTCTTCGAGGACCACCGGGTCGAGCTGCTCGCGATCTCGGTCGACTCCAAGTACGCGCTGCGCGCGTGGGCGGAGCAGGAGGGCTACTCCTTCTCCCTGCTGGCCGACTTCTGGCCGCACGGCGAGATCGCGAAGGAGTACGGGGTGTTCCTCCCCGAGAAGGGCTTCGCGAACCGCGCGACCTTCCTCGTCGACGAGCGCGGCATCATCCGCGCGTCGTTCATCACCGCGCCGGGCGAGGCCCGCTCGATCGACTCCTACCGCGCCGCACTCGACCGCCTCCCCGCGCACGTCTGA
- a CDS encoding pyruvate dehydrogenase (acetyl-transferring), homodimeric type yields MTVNDQDPYSVNNIDSDPEETAEWRESLDQLVAAHGHERAREIMLSLLKRSSELHLGVPMVPTTDYINTISAEDEPAFPGDEEIERRYRAWIRWNAAIMVHRAQRPGIAVGGHLSSYASSATLFEVGFNHFFRGQDHPGGGDQVFFQGHASPGVYARAFLEGRLSADQLDGFRQEKSHAGGGLSSYPHPRLMPDFWQFPTVSMGLGPINAIYQAQLNKYLTNRGIKDASDQHVWAFLGDGEMDEVESRGQLQVAANEKLDNLTFVINANLQRLDGPVRGNGKIIQELESYFRGAGWNVIKVIWGREWDDLLARDTDGALVNLMNQTPDGDYQTYKTENGAYVRENFFGRDPRTLDLVKDYTDDQVWGLKRGGHDYRKVYAAFKAAVEHTGQPTVIIAKTIKGYGLGPSFEGRNATHQMKKMTLDNLKAFRDAMRIPVSDAQLEENPYLPPYYNPGAEDETIKYLHERRRDLGGYVPERRAKYTQFDLPDDSSYAISKKGSGTQEVATTMAFVRLLKDLLRSKEWGKRIVPIIPDEARTFGMDAFFPNAKIYNPNGQNYTSVDRELLLAYKESPQGQIIHVGINEAGAVAAFTNVGTSYSTQGEPLIPVYVFYSMFGFQRTGDALWAAGDQMARGFLIGATAGRTTLTGEGLQHADGHSPLLAATNPAVVSYDPAYGYEIGHIVRAGLERMYGGNHPDPNVMYYLTVYNEPMVQPAEPEGVDVDGIVHGIHRLRVAENQGPKAQLLASGVAVPWALEAQQLLAQDWGVSADVWSVTSWGELRRDGLKAEEHNFLYPQQEKQVPYVTRKLQDAEGPFVAVTDYEHAVPDQIRQFVPGEYATLGADGFGFSDTRPAARRFFKIDGPSMVVRTLELLAARGQVDPNAPAWAIEKYLLHDVNAGTTGSAGGEA; encoded by the coding sequence GTGACTGTAAACGACCAGGACCCGTACTCGGTGAACAACATCGATTCGGACCCGGAGGAGACCGCCGAGTGGCGGGAATCCCTCGACCAACTGGTTGCGGCCCATGGCCACGAGCGTGCTCGCGAGATCATGCTCAGCCTGCTGAAGCGCTCGTCCGAGCTGCACCTCGGCGTCCCGATGGTCCCGACGACGGACTACATCAACACCATCTCCGCGGAGGACGAGCCCGCGTTCCCCGGCGATGAGGAGATCGAGCGCCGCTACCGCGCGTGGATCCGCTGGAACGCGGCCATCATGGTGCACCGCGCGCAGCGCCCCGGCATCGCGGTCGGCGGCCACCTCTCCAGCTACGCTTCCAGCGCGACCCTCTTCGAGGTCGGCTTCAACCACTTCTTCCGCGGCCAGGACCACCCCGGCGGCGGCGACCAGGTCTTCTTCCAGGGCCACGCCTCCCCCGGCGTCTATGCCCGCGCGTTCCTCGAGGGCCGGCTCAGCGCCGACCAGCTCGACGGTTTCCGCCAGGAGAAGTCCCACGCCGGCGGCGGCCTCTCCAGCTACCCGCACCCGCGCCTCATGCCCGACTTCTGGCAGTTTCCGACCGTGTCGATGGGTCTCGGCCCGATCAACGCGATCTACCAGGCGCAGCTCAACAAGTACCTCACCAACCGCGGCATCAAGGACGCCTCCGACCAGCACGTCTGGGCGTTCCTCGGCGACGGCGAGATGGACGAGGTCGAGTCGCGCGGCCAGCTCCAGGTGGCGGCGAACGAGAAGCTCGACAACCTCACCTTCGTCATCAACGCGAACCTGCAGCGGCTCGACGGCCCGGTGCGCGGCAACGGCAAGATCATCCAGGAGCTGGAGAGCTACTTCCGCGGCGCCGGCTGGAACGTCATCAAGGTGATCTGGGGCCGCGAGTGGGACGACCTGCTCGCTCGCGACACCGACGGCGCCTTGGTCAACCTCATGAACCAGACGCCGGACGGCGACTACCAGACGTACAAGACCGAGAACGGCGCGTACGTCCGTGAGAACTTCTTCGGCCGCGACCCGCGCACCCTCGACCTGGTCAAGGACTACACCGACGACCAGGTGTGGGGCCTCAAGCGCGGCGGTCACGACTACCGCAAGGTCTACGCGGCGTTCAAGGCGGCCGTGGAGCACACCGGCCAGCCGACCGTCATCATCGCCAAGACCATCAAGGGCTACGGGCTCGGTCCGTCGTTCGAGGGCCGCAACGCGACCCACCAGATGAAGAAGATGACGCTCGACAACCTGAAGGCGTTCCGCGACGCGATGCGCATCCCGGTGTCGGACGCGCAGCTCGAGGAGAACCCTTACCTCCCGCCGTACTACAACCCCGGCGCCGAGGACGAGACGATCAAGTACCTGCACGAGCGCCGCCGCGACCTGGGCGGCTACGTGCCCGAGCGCCGCGCGAAGTACACGCAGTTCGACCTGCCGGACGACTCCTCGTACGCGATCTCCAAGAAGGGGTCGGGCACGCAGGAGGTCGCCACGACCATGGCGTTCGTCCGCCTGCTGAAAGACCTGCTGCGCTCGAAGGAGTGGGGCAAGCGGATCGTCCCGATCATCCCGGACGAGGCGCGCACCTTCGGCATGGACGCGTTCTTCCCGAACGCGAAGATCTACAACCCGAACGGCCAGAACTACACCTCGGTCGACCGCGAGCTGCTCCTGGCCTACAAGGAGAGCCCGCAGGGCCAGATCATCCACGTCGGCATCAACGAGGCGGGCGCGGTCGCCGCGTTCACCAACGTCGGCACGTCGTACTCGACGCAGGGCGAGCCGCTCATCCCGGTCTACGTCTTCTACTCGATGTTCGGGTTCCAGCGCACGGGCGACGCGCTGTGGGCGGCGGGCGACCAGATGGCGCGCGGCTTCCTCATCGGCGCCACCGCCGGCCGCACCACGCTGACCGGCGAGGGCCTGCAGCACGCCGACGGCCACTCCCCCCTGCTCGCCGCGACGAACCCGGCGGTCGTCTCGTACGACCCGGCGTACGGCTACGAGATCGGCCACATCGTGCGCGCCGGCCTGGAGCGCATGTACGGCGGCAATCACCCTGACCCGAACGTCATGTACTACCTGACGGTCTACAACGAGCCGATGGTGCAGCCGGCCGAGCCCGAGGGCGTGGATGTGGACGGCATCGTCCACGGCATCCACCGCCTCCGCGTCGCCGAGAACCAGGGCCCGAAGGCCCAGCTGCTCGCGTCCGGTGTCGCGGTCCCGTGGGCGCTCGAGGCCCAGCAGCTGCTGGCGCAGGACTGGGGCGTCTCGGCCGACGTGTGGAGCGTCACCTCGTGGGGCGAGCTGCGCCGCGACGGCCTCAAGGCGGAGGAGCACAACTTCCTCTACCCGCAGCAGGAGAAGCAGGTGCCGTACGTCACCCGCAAGCTGCAGGACGCCGAGGGTCCGTTCGTCGCCGTGACCGACTACGAGCACGCGGTGCCCGACCAGATCCGTCAGTTCGTGCCCGGCGAGTACGCCACGCTCGGCGCCGACGGCTTCGGCTTCTCGGACACCCGCCCGGCCGCGCGCCGCTTCTTCAAGATCGACGGCCCGTCGATGGTGGTCCGCACGCTCGAGTTGCTCGCGGCCCGCGGCCAGGTCGACCCGAACGCTCCCGCGTGGGCGATCGAGAAGTACCTGCTGCACGACGTCAACGCCGGCACCACCGGTTCTGCGGGCGGCGAGGCGTAA
- a CDS encoding PucR family transcriptional regulator, which yields MRAARRNTAVAGSQVERTKPETLAWLRKISGELATTTLKKLEDTLPWYRDMPPGRRSAVGLVAQAGISSFISWYDDPRSTPWIAADVFGAAPRELLRSVSLQQTLQLIKITVEVVEERVKSAGGEDLREAILLYSREIAFAAADVYARAAEARGLWDARLEALVVDSILTGEYDDELPSRIAALGWHGHGEVSVLVGTAPKMLDVDQLRRTARHMSADVLIGVQGSRLVLVIGRAWPSDSTPDDAIGPAPVVSFLEIASQLEPGFGPGHLVLGHEVPSLVDASKSAKAALAGFAVAKAWRNCPRPVHADDLLPERALAGDGLARATLISRIYRPLQAYSSELLTTLWCYLDNGRSLEATARELFVHPNTVRYRLKRVSEVIGWDATGAREALILQAALIVGSINEPDSPRRGG from the coding sequence CTGCGGGCGGCGAGGCGTAACACCGCCGTGGCAGGAAGCCAGGTAGAGAGGACGAAGCCCGAGACGCTCGCGTGGCTGCGCAAGATCTCGGGTGAGCTGGCCACGACCACGCTCAAGAAGCTCGAGGACACCCTTCCCTGGTACCGCGACATGCCACCGGGCCGGCGCAGCGCCGTCGGCCTGGTGGCCCAGGCGGGCATCTCGTCGTTCATCTCGTGGTACGACGACCCGCGGTCGACGCCGTGGATCGCAGCCGACGTGTTCGGCGCCGCCCCGCGCGAGCTGCTGCGCAGCGTGAGCCTGCAGCAGACCCTCCAGCTGATCAAGATCACCGTGGAGGTCGTCGAGGAGCGGGTCAAATCGGCGGGCGGCGAGGACCTGCGGGAGGCCATCCTGCTCTACTCGCGGGAGATCGCGTTCGCCGCGGCAGACGTCTACGCGCGCGCCGCCGAGGCCCGCGGCCTCTGGGACGCGCGGCTCGAGGCTCTGGTCGTCGACAGCATCCTGACCGGCGAGTACGACGACGAACTGCCCAGCCGGATCGCCGCCCTCGGCTGGCACGGGCACGGTGAGGTCAGCGTGCTCGTCGGCACCGCGCCGAAGATGCTCGATGTCGACCAGCTGCGCCGCACCGCGCGGCACATGTCGGCGGACGTGCTGATCGGCGTGCAGGGCAGCCGGCTCGTCCTGGTGATCGGCCGGGCGTGGCCGAGCGACAGCACCCCGGACGACGCGATCGGCCCGGCTCCGGTGGTCTCGTTCCTCGAGATCGCCTCCCAGCTCGAGCCCGGGTTCGGACCGGGCCACCTGGTGCTCGGCCACGAGGTTCCGAGCCTGGTGGACGCGTCCAAGAGCGCCAAGGCGGCCCTCGCCGGGTTCGCGGTGGCGAAGGCGTGGCGCAACTGCCCGCGTCCGGTGCACGCCGACGACCTGCTGCCGGAGCGGGCGCTCGCGGGCGACGGCCTCGCCCGCGCCACGCTGATCAGCCGCATCTACCGCCCACTGCAGGCGTACTCGTCCGAGCTGCTGACGACGCTCTGGTGCTACCTCGACAACGGCCGCTCGCTGGAGGCGACGGCGCGCGAGCTGTTCGTGCATCCCAACACGGTCCGATACCGGCTGAAGCGCGTGTCGGAGGTCATCGGCTGGGATGCGACGGGCGCGCGCGAGGCGCTCATCCTGCAGGCGGCGCTCATCGTCGGCTCGATCAACGAGCCGGATTCGCCTCGGCGCGGCGGCTGA
- a CDS encoding ACP S-malonyltransferase: MIVIVCPGQGSQTPGFLEPWLAESSFRDQLTGISDAVGIDLVAHGTVSDADTIRDTAVAQPLIVSAGLLTLSALFADGRRERVGGIAGHSVGELTAAAGAGVLSETDAVAFVRERGAAMATAAAEVQTGMSAVLGADEGELLARLDELGLSPANYNGGGQIVVAGALDALAQLAENPPARARVIPLQVAGAFHTRYMAPAVPALEEFASTLTTNDPTLRLWTNKDGSEVTDGAEFLRLLVGQVSSPVRWDLDMKAFEQAGVTGLIEVAPAGALVGLAKRGLKGVPTVAIKTPDDLPAAFDLIDQEA, translated from the coding sequence GTGATCGTCATCGTGTGCCCGGGGCAGGGATCCCAGACCCCGGGCTTCCTCGAGCCCTGGCTCGCCGAATCCTCGTTCCGCGATCAGCTCACCGGCATCTCCGACGCGGTCGGCATCGACCTCGTCGCGCACGGCACCGTGAGCGACGCCGACACCATCCGCGACACCGCGGTGGCGCAGCCGCTGATCGTCTCGGCCGGCCTGCTGACGCTGTCCGCCCTGTTCGCCGACGGTCGCCGCGAGCGCGTCGGCGGGATCGCCGGGCACTCGGTCGGCGAGTTGACGGCCGCGGCCGGTGCGGGCGTGCTGAGCGAGACCGATGCCGTCGCGTTCGTGCGCGAGCGCGGCGCCGCGATGGCCACGGCGGCCGCCGAGGTGCAGACCGGCATGAGCGCGGTCCTCGGTGCTGACGAGGGCGAGCTCCTCGCGCGCCTCGACGAGCTGGGCCTCTCCCCCGCCAACTACAACGGCGGCGGTCAGATCGTGGTCGCGGGAGCCCTGGACGCGCTGGCCCAGCTGGCCGAGAACCCGCCGGCCCGTGCACGCGTGATCCCGCTGCAGGTCGCCGGCGCGTTCCACACGCGCTACATGGCTCCGGCCGTCCCCGCGCTGGAGGAGTTCGCGTCCACGCTGACGACGAACGACCCGACCCTGCGCCTCTGGACCAACAAGGACGGCTCCGAGGTGACCGACGGCGCCGAGTTCCTCCGCCTGCTCGTCGGGCAGGTCTCGTCGCCGGTGCGCTGGGACCTCGACATGAAGGCGTTCGAGCAGGCCGGGGTCACCGGTCTCATCGAGGTCGCCCCCGCGGGCGCTTTGGTCGGACTCGCCAAGCGCGGCCTCAAGGGCGTCCCGACCGTCGCCATCAAGACCCCGGACGACCTGCCGGCCGCCTTCGACCTCATCGACCAGGAGGCCTGA
- a CDS encoding 3-oxoacyl-ACP synthase: protein MTHPTLQQSHGPQYTRILSIGAARGDLVVPNDDLVGPINSSDEWIRQRTGIITRTRASHDVLAVDLATEASKEAIAKSGVDPSLIDAVIVATISNVQQTPSLAAVLADRVGSNPAAAYDMNAACAGYTYGIAQADALIRAGVAHYALVVGAEKLSDVVDPTDRTISFLLGDGAGAVVIGPSEYPGISKTVWGSDGSKADAVGMNGTLTEFRDGEKEWPTLRQEGQTVFRWAVWEMAKVAKRALDEAGVAPDQLAAFIPHQANMRIVDEFAKQLKLPETVAIARDIETTGNTSAASIPLATHRLLQEHPELSGGLALQIGFGAGLVFGAQVVVLP from the coding sequence ATGACCCACCCCACGCTGCAGCAGTCGCACGGCCCGCAGTACACCCGCATCCTCTCGATCGGCGCGGCGCGCGGCGACCTCGTCGTGCCGAACGACGACCTGGTCGGCCCGATCAACTCCTCCGACGAGTGGATCCGGCAGCGCACCGGCATCATCACGCGCACGCGGGCCAGCCACGACGTCCTCGCCGTCGACCTCGCCACCGAGGCCTCGAAGGAGGCCATCGCGAAGTCCGGCGTCGACCCGTCGCTCATCGACGCGGTGATCGTCGCCACCATCTCGAACGTGCAGCAGACGCCGTCGCTCGCCGCCGTGCTCGCCGACCGCGTCGGCTCGAACCCGGCCGCGGCCTATGACATGAACGCCGCCTGCGCCGGATACACGTACGGCATCGCCCAGGCGGATGCGCTCATCCGCGCGGGCGTCGCCCACTACGCGCTCGTCGTCGGCGCCGAGAAGCTGTCCGACGTCGTCGACCCGACCGACCGCACCATCTCCTTCCTGCTGGGCGACGGCGCGGGCGCCGTGGTCATCGGCCCGAGCGAGTACCCGGGCATCTCGAAGACGGTCTGGGGCTCCGACGGCTCCAAGGCCGACGCGGTCGGGATGAACGGCACGCTCACCGAGTTCCGCGACGGCGAGAAGGAGTGGCCCACGCTCCGCCAGGAGGGCCAGACGGTCTTCCGCTGGGCCGTGTGGGAGATGGCGAAGGTCGCCAAGCGCGCCCTGGACGAGGCCGGGGTCGCCCCCGACCAGCTCGCGGCGTTCATCCCCCACCAGGCGAACATGCGCATCGTCGACGAGTTCGCCAAGCAGCTCAAGCTGCCCGAGACCGTCGCGATCGCGCGCGACATCGAGACGACGGGCAACACGTCCGCCGCGTCCATCCCCCTCGCGACCCACCGACTGCTCCAGGAGCACCCGGAGCTGAGCGGCGGTCTGGCGCTCCAGATCGGCTTCGGCGCCGGTCTGGTCTTCGGCGCCCAGGTCGTCGTGCTGCCCTAG
- a CDS encoding acyl carrier protein, protein MALSTEEVLAGLAELINDETGIATDTVELDKSFTDDLDIDSISMMTIVVNAEDKFDVKIPDEEVKNLKTVGDAVEFIVKAQDA, encoded by the coding sequence ATGGCATTGTCCACCGAAGAAGTTCTTGCCGGCCTGGCCGAGCTCATCAACGACGAGACCGGCATCGCGACCGACACGGTTGAGCTGGACAAGTCGTTCACGGACGACCTCGACATCGACTCGATCTCGATGATGACCATCGTGGTCAACGCCGAGGACAAGTTCGACGTCAAGATCCCCGACGAGGAGGTCAAGAACCTCAAGACCGTCGGAGACGCGGTCGAGTTCATCGTCAAGGCGCAGGACGCCTAA
- a CDS encoding beta-ketoacyl-[acyl-carrier-protein] synthase II (FabF; beta-ketoacyl-ACP synthase II, KASII; catalyzes a condensation reaction in fatty acid biosynthesis: addition of an acyl acceptor of two carbons from malonyl-ACP; required for the elongation of short-chain unsaturated acyl-ACP) — protein sequence MTKKIVVTGVGASSPLGGTAPESWTALLAGESGARTLEHDWVAQYELPVTFAAEAKVRPEEVLERPVAKRLDPSSQFALISAMEAWEDAGRPDVAPERLGVDYATGIGGVWTLLDAWDTLRDRGPRRVLPMTVPMLMPNAASAAVSMHFEARAFARTVASACASSTESLVNAYEHLQAGLADVVIAGGTESAIHPITVASFSSMQALSRRNDDPAHASRPYSVDRDGFVMGEGAASLVLETEEHALARGARIYAELAGGGVTADSYHITANDPEGRGASRAVHLALRQAGATPDDVTHINAHATSTPVGDPSEYVALREVFGDRVHGIPVSATKASTGHLLGGTGALEAVFTIFAIRDRQAPPTINITEMDPAIPLQVKGEPQPLGDGAQLAISNSFGFGGHNAVAAFRSY from the coding sequence ATGACCAAGAAGATCGTCGTCACCGGCGTGGGCGCATCCTCGCCGCTCGGTGGCACCGCCCCTGAGAGCTGGACCGCGCTGCTCGCCGGCGAGTCCGGAGCCCGCACGCTCGAGCACGACTGGGTCGCCCAGTACGAGCTCCCCGTCACGTTCGCCGCCGAGGCGAAGGTGCGCCCCGAGGAGGTGCTGGAGCGTCCCGTCGCCAAGCGCCTCGACCCGTCCAGCCAGTTCGCGCTGATCTCCGCCATGGAGGCCTGGGAGGACGCCGGCCGCCCGGACGTCGCGCCCGAGCGCCTCGGCGTCGACTACGCCACCGGCATCGGCGGCGTGTGGACGCTGCTCGACGCCTGGGACACCCTCCGCGACCGCGGCCCGCGCCGCGTGCTGCCGATGACCGTGCCGATGCTCATGCCGAACGCGGCCTCGGCCGCCGTCTCCATGCACTTCGAGGCCCGCGCGTTCGCCCGCACCGTCGCCTCCGCGTGCGCGTCGAGCACCGAGTCCCTCGTCAACGCCTACGAGCACCTGCAGGCGGGCCTCGCCGACGTGGTCATCGCGGGCGGAACCGAGTCGGCCATCCACCCCATCACCGTCGCGTCGTTCTCGTCGATGCAGGCGCTGTCGCGCCGCAACGACGACCCGGCGCACGCCTCCCGCCCGTACAGCGTCGACCGTGACGGCTTCGTCATGGGCGAGGGCGCGGCCAGCCTCGTGCTCGAGACCGAGGAGCACGCGCTCGCCCGCGGCGCCCGCATCTACGCGGAGCTCGCCGGCGGCGGCGTGACCGCCGACTCGTACCACATCACCGCGAACGACCCCGAGGGCCGCGGCGCCAGCCGGGCCGTCCACCTGGCGCTGCGCCAGGCGGGCGCCACCCCGGACGACGTCACGCACATCAACGCCCACGCGACGAGCACGCCGGTCGGCGACCCGTCCGAGTACGTCGCCCTGCGCGAGGTGTTCGGCGACCGGGTGCACGGCATCCCGGTGTCGGCCACGAAGGCGTCCACCGGGCACCTCCTCGGCGGCACCGGAGCGCTGGAGGCGGTCTTCACGATCTTCGCGATCCGCGACCGCCAGGCCCCGCCGACGATCAACATCACCGAGATGGACCCGGCGATCCCGCTGCAGGTGAAGGGCGAGCCGCAGCCGCTGGGCGACGGCGCACAGCTGGCGATCAGCAACTCCTTCGGCTTCGGCGGCCACAACGCCGTGGCCGCGTTCCGCAGCTACTGA